In one window of Solanum pennellii chromosome 2, SPENNV200 DNA:
- the LOC107008836 gene encoding E3 ubiquitin-protein ligase RNF185: protein MQDSTTRAFESSSSSSGDGNNDAGDFECNICFELAQDPIVTLCGHLYCWPCLYRWLRLHSQCHECPVCKALIQEEKLVPLYGRGRTSTDPRSKPIPGLEIPSRPAGQRPETAPQPEPNHFPNHGFGHMGGLFPTATARFGNFTMSAGFGGLLPSLLSFQFHGFPGPTAYPTASNHPFGYTPAYHGPHVRNAQDTAQGQADSNLKLMFLLVGFLVLIYLLG, encoded by the coding sequence ATGCAGGACTCAACTACCAGGGCATTTGAAagctcttcttcttcctccggAGATGGGAACAATGATGCTGGTGATTTTGAATGCAACATATGTTTTGAATTGGCCCAAGATCCCATTGTGACACTCTGTGGTCACCTTTACTGTTGGCCATGTCTGTATAGATGGTTACGTCTTCACTCGCAGTGCCATGAATGCCCTGTCTGTAAGGCACTTATTCAAGAGGAGAAGTTAGTTCCACTTTATGGAAGAGGAAGAACTTCTACTGATCCCCGATCAAAACCAATTCCTGGCCTTGAAATTCCTAGTAGACCTGCTGGACAACGACCTGAAACTGCTCCTCAACCTGAACCAAATCATTTTCCTAATCATGGATTTGGGCACATGGGAGGATTGTTTCCAACAGCAACTGCAAGATTTGGTAACTTTACAATGTCTGCTGGTTTTGGTGGATTGCTCCCTTCATTGCTCAGCTTCCAGTTTCATGGATTTCCTGGTCCCACAGCATATCCTACCGCATCAAATCACCCTTTTGGATATACTCCTGCATATCACGGGCCACATGTTCGTAACGCTCAAGACACTGCTCAAGGACAAGCAGATAGCAATCTCAAGTTAATGTTTTTACTTGTTGGTTTTCTTGTGCTAATTTATTTGTTAGGCTAA